CACCTCTAGATtattgaaccgaaccgaattgtgTCGAGTCCCCATCGATCTGGACACCCGATCGGAGTTCGGATCAGACCGGAGGATTCATGTAGAGGCAGATCCCAAGATATTGTGCGTTTTGCAGATGGTTTACTGTTGTTGCTTTCATAGGTTAGCTCATTCGGTTCTTCAAGAAGATAAGGATCATCCGAATCGAGACAAACAAGTGCGCTAAAACCTAATCGAGATCGCTAGTTTCGTTTCGGTTCGAAATTTCTCGAGCGTTATCATTTGATGGTGTGATTTGAAAACTTTATCACGAGTGAAGTACTAATATTTAAAGCACTTTCTAAAGCTAAAAATTTAACTTTTAATGTTTacgcaattcaatttttagatGAAATATCAAATCCTGATCATAGGAGTTCTCAGTAAtgagaattcttttttcttgagaCGTCACAGGCACACCACTCAGACATGAACTCTCTTACAATTTACTGCACAAGTTTTAAGTTACGCCCGCCAAGACAACACTCTTCCATGTCTCAACTCAACAACAACACAGACAACGACTCGTTTCAACAACCTCTAAAAGAATTCCAATCCCTTCAAACTCCTCCCTTTATACCTACAATTTCATTCCAGACATATACTCCAATCTTGAACAAGTTCCATTTCGACGAATAACAGCACGCGGTCTCATCACCAATGGCTTCCAaggggaggaggaagaagaagaagaagctcttcttccccttcttccttgCCAACCTTGTCTGCAGTGGCTGCGCCAGGCCAAACGCCTCCAAAGCCGCCCACCAACGCCCCGATCATGCCTCCTGTCAGGAATTCCCGGGCTTCTACGGGTCTGAAGATGACAACTACGAGTCTGCCAGGATCTCCCTCCACGCCTCAACGCCCCCGCGCCTCTTCCCTGGGGCCGATGACCATTGGGACGACAAGCCAGCGGCAGACGTGATGTATGTGGTGAGCCCGTGCAGGAAGATTACCAACAGTGTAGCAATGGCAAAGGAGTCGGAGGACCCGTACGAGGACTTCAAGCGGTCGATGCTGCAGATGGTTTTCGAGAAGGAGATCCACTCGAAGCACGACCTCCGGGAGCTCCTCAACTGCTTCTTGCAGCTCAACCCGCCAGCCCACCACGACGTCATCTCCCGGGCCTTCGCCGAGATCTGGAACGACGTCGTATCCAAGAAGACGAACAAGGGCGAGACTCGGATCGGCATGGTGAGTTGCTTTACGTGATCCTGAGCCCGAGCGTGGCTTTGGTCTGGCCAGAGGAGCGAGTAACTTTATCACTAGGGCTTGGGATCGAAATGCATGTATGCTTTTTATTTTCCAGATCGACGTAACCGAGTTAAGCGTGTAAACAGTATATCCATCTTTCTCACGTGCATATCTGTGAAAGCATAATCCACAATTGATGCATATGTAATCTCTGTTCAAGTTATCGATTTATCTGCCCTTATTACGTTTTGAGCTTGCTCTAGTGTTTATTCTTTCATCTGTGATGCTCGAGTCACTTTGAGTTAATTGCCctttcggggaaaaaaaaaaattatgcgtTTTTGAGGGTTGGGATTGAAAAGGATTTGGGAGTTTTAGAGTGCGTATGGCAATGATTATGATCCAAAAAATCAGTTTTGTTCCCTAtacgagttttagagaattgattttttttattctgttccatgtacaagttttagagaatcgaaaggcgtttggtaatcgcataaagTTTTTATTCCCGTAACATATATGCATTTGATGACTatacaaaatttatattccccGATAAcaatttctctttccattttctttcataTAGGTCAAATAATTATCTTGTCACTATAAAGTCAATTTATgtagcatcactaataaaatgaagggaaaatttcaaataagggtttgaagtaaaTCTTGTTTCAACCAAGGGACTGGAGTGgcctctttgtttcaaataaagacttgattaagggcatttttgtcatttatttttatttattatttttttcttttctttcttttcttttttttttccttttgccctTTGGTTTTTTCCTgggcctcctcttcttcctcatctccatctccattccTAGTAGTTGTATCACCGATGCTCTTTCTAAACCACCGCCGAAAACCTCTCCCCCTGCTCCGCTAGCCGGCGGTCCTTATTGGCTTTCATCTCGATCGAGCTCTTCTCGCTCCGTAGTCGTAGTATCGGGGATATTGCTTCGTCCGCCATCGACGCGGCTGCAATCCGCTGTTCTCGAACTCCATGGATGCTGCGATCGCTCTCTGCCTCTCGATCTTCACCATTCCCCCTCCTCATGTTCTTCGACGAATTCCTTGTCTTTACTTGCAATTCCTCTCAAGAACGCTTTGATTTTGGCAAATTGAACCTTTGAATCGATGAGATTTTGAGAAACCTCATATGAATCTCCTAATTCACTTGATTTTTGTTTGAATTCATACAAAAATGAGGTGCCTTCAACGGCCATGAGGCAAGCCTTCGCCAGATCTACGGAAGGGCTTGCCTCGCCTGT
The genomic region above belongs to Rhodamnia argentea isolate NSW1041297 chromosome 6, ASM2092103v1, whole genome shotgun sequence and contains:
- the LOC115734419 gene encoding transcription repressor OFP6-like; amino-acid sequence: MASKGRRKKKKKLFFPFFLANLVCSGCARPNASKAAHQRPDHASCQEFPGFYGSEDDNYESARISLHASTPPRLFPGADDHWDDKPAADVMYVVSPCRKITNSVAMAKESEDPYEDFKRSMLQMVFEKEIHSKHDLRELLNCFLQLNPPAHHDVISRAFAEIWNDVVSKKTNKGETRIGMVSCFT